ATAAGAACAGACATCAGTTTTGGAATAAATATAGACCTGTCTCTCTTCGGCTCCCATCGTCTGAGAGAATCCAAAAAGAGGTGGTGCCCTCCATagtcttagaagatccataccttGTTCAAACGAAAACAAAATGGACTCAGGTATGATTTACTCAAAACAAAGGCATATTTCTTCATATGATTTAGCATGAGATTCCTGTGTAGACATTCTTGGATTTATGATGGTTTTGTAAACAATTAAGACTGTGGAGGGCACCATCTCTTTCTGGATTCTCTCAGACGATGGGAGCCGAAAAGAGACAGGTCTATATTTATTCCAAAACCGATGTCTGTTCTTATTCCAAAACTGATGTCATCTTTATGAACAGACACACACTATGGATTTATACCCTTCtaccttagggaccataccctttggctattgggcctcacgagtcTTAGGCTCATCATCTAAGGCCCATGAAGGctttgggctctacacataaggtggcccataTTGTGGAAAACTGATATAAAGTAAATATCAAAGGCAAATAGCTTAGTCATGTACCATTGTTAAATatgtgtgagtccatatcttaacaCTGTTTACCTAACTTCTGACATCCCCTTATTGTAAGCTCTCCAAGACATGGAAATAATTCACCTTCGTTAATTGCATCAGGACATAACCAGTATTCCCATTCAGCCATTTCCTCAAACTTTAGATACTCCAAGGATGGAAAAGGCTTTGCAATCCCTCCATAAAACTCCTCATCTATGCTGCTAACTCCGTTCAACCCTTCAATATGCAATACTTTGAGTGAGGATAATTGGCCCAGAGCTGGTAATGATTTGCATCTCTTGCCGTCCTTGAGAATTAAGTGTGTCATTATGGGGAATGATGGGTCCTTCATCCAACTTGGGAATTCTGATCCACCATAAGATGCAATTGTGAGCTTTTTTAGATTTGTACGAGGTCGTAGCTGCTCCAAAACATGCCTTTCACGCATTGCATTTTGTGAAGCACCAAAGTCATTGCTCCATTCCACTCTTAACTCCTCAATGTGGTGCTTACTCTCTAAATTGGCACCCCTTACATCTTGAATATCCATCACATTGTGCAACCCAAAAATTGAAAGCGCTCCTCCAAGATCAAACAAATTCTTCAATTCTCTTATCCCCAAGCCGTTGCCTTCGCCCACAACAAACTTAGTTAAGGTTTGTAGATTTGTTAGGTTTCTGATTTGAGAAGGCATTTCTTGTAATTGAGATGTATTAGAGATATCAAGGTGTGGAAGTTTGATAAGGTTTCTAATTCCCATAGGCAACATGGTAAGTCtctggcaataagataagatcAGTGTTTGTAAATTGTAAAGATGACCCACCGAATCAAGTAACTTTTTTATGAAAGATTTGGACGAATTGAGATACCGCAAATATTTAAGATTGCCAATCAAATTGGGTAACTTATTTATTATGGAGTCACTTAAAGATAATACTCGCAAACATTTCACTTCCTTTAAAAGGCCATCTAGCGTCTTGCTTGATATTGAATACGGAGAAAATATATCGATCGGCAGTACAACCAATGTTCTCAAACAGTTCACCTTATGTAAGTGTTCCAATTTTCTCAACATTTGGGACCTTCCAGAATTGAATGATGAATGACGAGGCTTCCCATAAATGGTGGATTGTTTGTTATTCTCCCATGCACTATCCAAATGAAAGCAAGCATATTCCTTCTGCAACTAATTGAGCTAGATCATTGATGAGATCATGCATCACATATCAGGATGAATATTGACTTGAATGTTGAAAAAATGACCTGGAGAATAGATCATCCAAGTATTTAGAACCTAAGTCTTCTGGCCTGGTATTCCCCTTTGTTTGTTGCAAAAAGCCTTCTGCCATCCATAGGAGGACTAAGTCATCCTTTTAAACTCATAGTCCTTTGGAAACATGGAGCAATAAGCAAAACACTGCTTCAAATGAGAAGGGAGATGATGATGGCTTAACATGAGAGCGGGAAGAATGTGGCTTTTATCGTCTGGTAAATCCCATATCTTACTTGTTAATATATTTTCCCATGCATCACGGTTTAGTTGGTTGCACAACATGCCGCCCAGTGCCTTGGCTGCCAAAGGCAAGCCTTTGCACCTTCTCACTATTTCCTCACCAACTTCTTTCAAGTGGGGATGGGCATCAAAGTTTATTGTCCTCAATGCTTGCTGAGTGAATAAAGACAAACAATCATTGTATGATAACTCTCGTAGGGGATAAGCTGGACAAGTTCCAGTAACTGCTACGACACCTTCATTACGGGTTGTAACGATGAATTTACTACCGGGTGCCCCAGCTCTCATTGGCATGCACAAAGTATCCCATTCATGACAATTCTCATTCCAAACATCGTCTAACACAAGAAGAAACTTCTTCCCAGAAAAATTCTCCTTCAAATTGACCTGAAGCAAATTGAGATAATTGACATCACGAGTACCCGGATCAACAGATTGTAGAATGGTCTTGGTTATTCTCGAAACGTCAAAGTCATCAGAAACATATACCCATTCTCTCAAATCAAAATGGCCCTTCACTTAATCGTCATTGAAGGCAAGCTGAGCCAGAGTAGTTTTGCCGATACCTCCCATACCGACAATTGGAATTACAGAGACTTCCTCATCACTACTTGGATCATCCTTGAGCAACATGTCGACTATGGCCGCTTTATCTGTTTCTCTACCATAACACGGGATTCAACCACCAGAGAAGTGGTAGGCAGTGTCTGTGCTCGCTTTCTCTTTCTATCAGACCACCCTGCGGCAATCTCTCGTAAATCCAGGTCATTCTTTTGGGCTGAAATATCTTGTAATCTTGCAGTGATCTCCTCGATCTTAGAACCCATACTAAAATTAGACGTAGAAGCACTCGGAATGAGAGAAGAGAGCATGCCTCGTACCTTACTAGTGCCCTGTTGGGGTTGAGCCATGATCAAGCTGCTTCGCAAAGCTTCGGTGGCGAAGTCGTCCAAGATGTCCTCCACATCGTAAGCCAAGTCTCTGACCTCGTCTAGCCACATGTTGACCAGGGGGTTTGTCATCTGCTTCCCCTCTGCGTCATGGACCACTGCATGGAtctttatcaatattttcttcCACTTGTTCAGCTCAGAATCCACTTGCTCTTTCCATGCATACTTCCACAGCTCCGGGGAGGTGACCATGTCAACCAGCTTCTGGATGAAACCAGATAGAACTGCTTCTCCAACAAACCCAGCCATATTTTTGGTTTGCAGGGTAACAAGGGATTGAGGGAACTCTATGCAAATCTGAAGAATAGATTGTACGTAACAAGGATTAAGGGAACTCTCTGCAACTtcagaagaaaaatatatctaGTATTTGTTAGTTAGGTTGAATATGGCGTAGGATTCCCGTCTTGGTCCACACGGACTGCACTCCATGGGCCGGCAGGTAAGgagaaaatatgatatttttttcgTTGGTGCtgataaattcataaaaaataaaataaaataaaataaaataaaactcttaatCTGTCAAAGATACCCAAAGAAACTCCAAACAATAGAAAGTGTAGGAAGTACTCTTActaatggaggaaaaaaataataatgggaggttgaatatatagtttttatataatttttagatttttttaatgcttagtacaaaataaatataagtggTATGACGGTTTTTAGTGATTccatttggtattttttttaaagtatttttataaaaatcaacaATTAAGAGTTTAGTTGATAACGAGTTTAAGAAGAccattataatatttaaaaaaaattaaaaatgttttcttaaattattgtcaaatgtaatcttagaatatatttgatagtaattttttgaagtgtttttaatttttcggatgcttgaaagataaaaattttgaattataaaaaatattaaaaacactttttaaaattcctatcaaacaaactctttaatatatttacaaaaaacactataagtgattttttaatactatattgattttttagatttttaaattttactacaAAAGCTTTGATGAGACCAAAGTAGAAGTGTTGGTCTCATAAGATTTATAAGCTTAACTTCTCATTACGGGGAATACTTCCAAATCACCCGAGTTGGAAGAGGCCAGACTAGAAGACACATCTGCTGcggttgaattttgaatgtgATGCCTAAGGACAGCATACATAAGTTTTAAAATCCATAATCAAAGAATAGTAATCCTATCAAACCAGAGCTGTCACTGGGCAGTATGACCAGAAGCTGTTGGAATATCTTCAAGAAAAGGCAACAGCAGCATGTCTACAAAAATCAACATGTAGGGTAGGCTTGTTGGAGTTGGAGCACCATGCCCATCAATTTATGAACAACCACGCCCCCCACcccgggaaaaaaaaaaagaaagcaataataaaaataaataaaattgatattaagACGTGTAGAAAAGAAATTGGGAGTCCGAATCAGGGATGGAACCCCATTCCTCACCttgattattaaatacattatttaatatataatttagatttataacattaaaaatataataatattattagatatattagtttatatataattttagatttaacaaattaaaaaaattaaatgtgaatTCTAactttttcacattaaaaactTCAATGATTCATTAATTTtccgttattattattataatttcttatttaatagATTATgtcatattttgatttaattgaaataaaaaattatctaattataaaattaatttaagaggaataaaaattattgaaaactcCTTCAACAAAGACTTTATTAAATTCAAACAcattaaaaatgcataaattagGCTGAAAGAATGACTCATGAATTATCATTATATTTTCTCAAAGTATTTATAATGCATAGTGccatatttgaatataattgaATCATACTTTATCCTATTGTTAAGAGAAGTATATCAATCaatattattgaaataaaaacttctattaattttaaagataGTGTAATAATTTGAACATAgattaatttcttaaatatgttatttttttaagaaataaacaatactcttaaataagttaaaatttctaatattaaaaattttacaaatattaatattagtccaattaaaatattaaataaataaaataaatattttctcaaatgtTGTCTTTtcataaataagttatttttgtcCATTGAAAATGGTAaggtagaaaaaaataaaaacttcactaataatatattaaattaattattctcTTAATCTTAATGTATTAATGGGATTGTTGGGGTTTTTGCTTCCatgttgtgattgaaaaatatgttagattTTCCTAAATGGTCCAAAAATCTGGCTCATAATGTTATGGATTTCATTcatatagttttcttttttgattgTCATTAACAACTATAATTATGACATTACTCAAGCAAAGTGCATATAAATAGTCTTTGTGGTTAGGTTCCTAAGCCTCCAATCTTTATTTAGACATAACctatttaaatatcaaatttgatttttagattctCAAACCATCAATGGTTGGGGGTATGTTTCGATTTTCCTTTATTTCCCATTAgatatatgttattaaaattttaagtatgtTTAGATTAGTTTTAGCACTaacaatataaatttcaatCTAAACCTGGTTCATCTACTAAGACCTGTGTCACCATCTAGTAccctttcctcttttttccaTAATCACTTCTTCGTAGAGATTTCAATGAAAAtcttatgataaattaaaaggaaaatgcaTTTGTGATAGAATTATACTAGTATAAAGTATCAAAGAGATGAACTCAAGAATAGATAAATCTACCCAACTT
This DNA window, taken from Vitis riparia cultivar Riparia Gloire de Montpellier isolate 1030 chromosome 13, EGFV_Vit.rip_1.0, whole genome shotgun sequence, encodes the following:
- the LOC117928204 gene encoding putative disease resistance RPP13-like protein 1 → MPSQIRNLTNLQTLTKFVVGEGNGLGIRELKNLFDLGGALSIFGLHNVMDIQDVRGANLESKHHIEELRVEWSNDFGASQNAMRERHVLEQLRPRTNLKKLTIASYGGSEFPSWMKDPSFPIMTHLILKDGKRCKSLPALGQLSSLKVLHIEGLNGVSSIDEEFYGGIAKPFPSLEYLKFEEMAEWEYWLCPDAINEGELFPCLGELTIRGCQKLGKQC